In Deinococcus puniceus, one genomic interval encodes:
- a CDS encoding VanW family protein: MKGQLRRVGKWTVLVSAVLGGTLLGGAGAQTETPPAAPAPIVVPVLPLPPVPPTVTPPAPVLPAPVPPPTPPAEPIPPVEVPPEVVPPAPPLEPTPEPVPTPPTEPAPQPAPTPPAPSVKVTPPRTAPLLITVRAEWPALVDGKKTTLPFTRTLTISSARVNELRARGGSISASLEADLKKFVAELPSKPENARFEQLWDGWSIVQRNGLIINMDKTRASIEAVLKNPKGVQASVIVSGQVAPERTLNFFASRGITQHLGTGETSYYGSSPARVTNIHVAASRFKDRLFEGKSFSFNQAVGPISTQTGFVTGLVIAGERTVDGVGGGVCQVSTTVFRTLYGAGLTATQRQNHSYQVRYYDPSGLDAAVYQPTLDLKFANDTGGALWFQTDWNDEEARLSIAVFGKARDYTVEVGTPRTLNTRASPADRLISDASLPAGQRKQVEWAAPGATIEVTRKFVRNGQAFKQDILRSVYRPWPNIFLVGTRR, translated from the coding sequence ATGAAGGGTCAACTGAGGCGTGTGGGCAAGTGGACTGTGCTGGTCAGTGCAGTTTTGGGCGGGACACTGTTGGGCGGCGCGGGCGCGCAGACAGAAACGCCCCCCGCTGCCCCCGCGCCCATCGTGGTTCCGGTGTTGCCCTTGCCCCCGGTGCCCCCCACCGTCACACCTCCTGCGCCTGTACTGCCCGCCCCTGTGCCTCCACCGACACCGCCTGCAGAACCCATCCCGCCTGTAGAAGTTCCCCCGGAAGTCGTGCCACCCGCGCCGCCCCTAGAGCCGACGCCGGAGCCTGTGCCCACACCGCCCACTGAACCTGCTCCCCAGCCCGCCCCCACGCCGCCCGCACCCAGCGTGAAGGTCACGCCTCCCCGCACCGCGCCGCTTCTGATCACGGTGCGTGCCGAGTGGCCTGCGCTGGTGGACGGCAAAAAAACCACCTTGCCCTTCACCCGCACTCTCACCATTTCCAGTGCGCGGGTCAACGAATTGCGGGCACGTGGCGGCAGCATCAGCGCTTCATTAGAGGCCGATCTGAAGAAGTTTGTGGCCGAGTTGCCTTCCAAACCCGAAAATGCCCGTTTCGAGCAACTCTGGGACGGCTGGTCTATCGTGCAGCGCAACGGCTTGATCATCAACATGGACAAGACCCGCGCCAGTATCGAAGCCGTGCTGAAGAACCCCAAAGGCGTGCAGGCCAGCGTCATCGTGTCTGGGCAAGTGGCCCCGGAGCGCACCCTGAATTTCTTCGCCTCACGCGGCATCACGCAGCACCTCGGCACGGGCGAAACCAGTTATTACGGCAGCAGTCCGGCCCGCGTCACCAATATTCATGTGGCGGCGTCCCGTTTCAAAGACCGCTTGTTCGAGGGCAAGTCCTTTTCGTTTAATCAGGCTGTTGGGCCGATCAGTACTCAAACGGGCTTTGTGACCGGGCTGGTCATCGCGGGTGAGCGCACTGTGGACGGCGTGGGCGGCGGCGTCTGTCAGGTCAGCACCACCGTCTTCCGTACCCTCTACGGCGCGGGCCTGACGGCCACCCAGCGCCAAAACCACTCGTATCAGGTGCGCTACTACGATCCTTCGGGCCTCGATGCGGCGGTGTACCAGCCCACGCTTGACCTGAAATTTGCCAACGATACGGGCGGCGCACTGTGGTTCCAGACCGACTGGAACGACGAAGAGGCCCGCCTCAGCATCGCCGTGTTCGGTAAGGCCCGCGACTACACCGTAGAGGTGGGCACGCCCCGCACGCTCAATACCCGTGCCTCGCCCGCAGACCGCCTGATTTCGGACGCCAGTTTGCCTGCCGGACAGCGCAAGCAAGTCGAGTGGGCCGCTCCCGGAGCCACCATCGAAGTCACCCGTAAATTCGTGCGGAACGGGCAAGCCTTCAAGCAAGATATTTTGCGGAGCGTGTACCGCCCGTGGCCCAATATTTTCTTGGTCGGCACACGTCGCTAA
- a CDS encoding ParA family protein, with protein MKTIGVVNQKGGVGKTTTAINLAAYLAAGGRRVLLLDMDPQGNATSGLGLRGATEGLYEALGEPGRVAEWTCTTDQAGLDVLPATPDLAGAGVELAEDPDALTRLLASVKGYDLVLIDAPPSLGPLTVNVLAAADALLIPLQAEYYALEGLAGMMETVERIQGGLNPRLKVLGVALTMFDGRTNLAQEVETMVRQHFGELVFWSVIPRNVKLSEAPSFAKPINAFAPLSSGAAAYKRLAEEVMQRVEKI; from the coding sequence GTGAAGACCATCGGCGTGGTCAATCAAAAAGGTGGGGTGGGCAAGACCACCACCGCCATCAATCTGGCCGCGTACCTCGCGGCGGGTGGGCGGCGCGTGCTGCTGCTGGACATGGATCCGCAGGGCAACGCCACGAGTGGGCTGGGCCTGCGCGGAGCCACCGAGGGCCTGTATGAGGCGCTAGGCGAACCGGGCCGAGTCGCCGAATGGACGTGCACCACCGATCAGGCCGGGCTGGATGTGCTGCCCGCCACACCGGATTTAGCAGGCGCGGGTGTAGAACTGGCCGAAGACCCGGACGCCCTGACGCGCCTGCTGGCCAGCGTGAAAGGCTACGACTTGGTACTGATCGACGCGCCGCCCAGCCTTGGCCCCCTGACGGTCAACGTGCTGGCAGCCGCCGACGCCCTGCTGATTCCCTTGCAGGCCGAGTATTACGCGCTGGAAGGTTTGGCCGGAATGATGGAAACCGTAGAACGCATTCAGGGCGGCCTCAATCCCCGCTTGAAGGTGCTGGGCGTGGCTCTCACCATGTTCGATGGCCGCACCAACTTGGCGCAGGAAGTAGAGACGATGGTGCGCCAGCATTTCGGAGAACTGGTGTTCTGGTCAGTCATTCCGCGCAATGTGAAACTGTCGGAAGCGCCCAGTTTCGCCAAGCCCATCAACGCCTTTGCACCTCTATCGAGCGGCGCAGCGGCCTACAAACGGTTGGCCGAGGAGGTGATGCAGCGTGTCGAAAAAATCTAG
- the rsmG gene encoding 16S rRNA (guanine(527)-N(7))-methyltransferase RsmG encodes MTPEGQDLLLRGGDALGIDLTPHLPAFAELLRLLLEGSARTNLTALKEEPDIILKHFVDSLTCLQGGYLHGVQRVIDLGTGAGFPALPLAIVQPELQLVPVDSTRKKIEFVRATAAALGLTNVNPLVGRAEELGQDPEHRQHYDRVVVRAVAALPILAELALPLLKENGLLVAQKGPISSEELNAGRRASGEVGGKVQVVDPFTLPILGDARTLIVIEKLKPTPAKYPRKPGVPNHQPLFWNGNT; translated from the coding sequence ATGACGCCCGAAGGCCAAGACCTCCTGCTGCGGGGCGGCGACGCGCTGGGTATAGACCTCACGCCGCACTTGCCCGCCTTTGCCGAATTGCTGAGGCTGCTGCTGGAAGGCTCGGCCCGTACCAACCTCACCGCCCTCAAGGAAGAACCCGACATCATCCTCAAACACTTCGTGGATTCACTGACGTGCTTGCAAGGCGGCTATCTGCACGGCGTTCAGCGCGTCATTGATTTGGGGACAGGCGCAGGATTTCCAGCCTTGCCACTGGCAATCGTGCAGCCGGAATTGCAGTTGGTTCCGGTGGATTCCACCCGCAAAAAGATCGAGTTCGTGCGGGCTACCGCCGCTGCACTGGGTCTGACCAATGTAAATCCGCTGGTGGGCCGCGCTGAGGAACTGGGCCAAGACCCCGAACACCGCCAACACTATGACCGCGTGGTGGTGCGTGCAGTGGCCGCCTTGCCCATTTTGGCGGAATTGGCTTTGCCCCTCCTTAAAGAAAACGGCCTGCTGGTGGCCCAGAAAGGCCCGATCAGCAGTGAAGAACTCAACGCGGGCCGCCGTGCATCGGGCGAAGTGGGCGGCAAGGTACAAGTCGTTGATCCCTTTACGCTGCCCATCTTGGGCGACGCCCGCACGCTGATCGTGATCGAAAAGCTCAAGCCCACTCCTGCCAAATATCCCCGGAAACCGGGTGTGCCCAACCATCAACCCCTGTTCTGGAATGGCAATACGTGA
- the parB gene encoding ParB/RepB/Spo0J family partition protein ParB, with translation MSKKSSLGRGLDALLGKPVAESGSVTGIQTLRLDRIVQAAYQPRQVFAAEGLAELAQSIREKGVLQPLLVRPRGDAFEIVAGERRWRASQLAGLTELPVIIRDLGDREALEIAIVENLQREDLGPLEEARAYQALLDHGLNQEGVAQAVGKGRSTVSNALRLLTLGDAALRALDNGEITASHARAVLAQPAKDRDWALEQIVSRGLNVRDAEALKREVKAEKPAAHTPIPVNPPRTYRQLELDLSRRTGTRVRITGEDKGRVELNYGSREELDRILELLGFTAEE, from the coding sequence GTGTCGAAAAAATCTAGCCTCGGACGCGGCCTAGACGCCCTGCTGGGCAAGCCTGTGGCCGAATCGGGCAGCGTGACGGGCATCCAAACCCTGCGATTAGACCGAATCGTGCAGGCGGCCTATCAGCCCCGGCAAGTGTTTGCCGCCGAGGGCTTGGCAGAACTGGCTCAGAGCATCCGTGAAAAGGGTGTGCTGCAACCGCTGTTGGTGCGTCCACGTGGCGACGCCTTCGAGATCGTGGCGGGCGAACGGCGTTGGCGGGCCAGCCAACTCGCAGGCCTGACCGAACTTCCAGTCATTATCCGTGACCTCGGAGACCGCGAGGCACTGGAAATTGCGATTGTAGAGAACCTGCAACGCGAGGATTTGGGGCCACTGGAAGAAGCGCGGGCCTACCAAGCCCTGCTGGATCACGGGCTGAATCAGGAAGGTGTAGCGCAGGCGGTGGGCAAAGGCCGCAGCACCGTCTCTAATGCGTTGCGCCTGCTGACGCTGGGCGACGCGGCACTGCGGGCGCTGGACAACGGCGAGATCACCGCCAGCCACGCCCGCGCCGTCCTTGCACAACCGGCCAAAGACCGCGACTGGGCGCTGGAACAGATCGTGTCGCGTGGCCTGAACGTGCGCGACGCCGAAGCCTTGAAACGGGAAGTCAAAGCCGAGAAACCTGCGGCCCATACGCCCATTCCCGTGAATCCACCGCGCACCTACCGCCAGTTGGAACTGGATTTGAGCCGCCGCACTGGAACCCGCGTGCGAATTACGGGGGAGGACAAGGGACGCGTGGAACTGAATTACGGCTCGCGTGAGGAGCTTGACCGGATTCTGGAACTGTTGGGGTTCACGGCTGAGGAGTAA
- the mnmG gene encoding tRNA uridine-5-carboxymethylaminomethyl(34) synthesis enzyme MnmG, translated as MSGVQTGWNVIVIGGGHAGLEAAWAAAKYARVALLVGNPSTIGRMPCNPAVGGPGKSQLVFEVQALGGLMGQLADATAIHTRVLNASKGPAVQSLRVQNERDAYAEHAQDVILGHAGIDVVRGEAADLESDGRGGWWVITTDGRRLAARSVVIAAGTFMRAVTWYGRQSRPEGRQGEPPSRFLSEPLARAGHVLKRYKTGTPPRVRADAVRFEDLLEIPADPHPRGFTGTPGPRAMRSPTWQTYTTPETHRLIQENLHESPMYAGDIEGLGPRYCPSIEDKVVRFAHHDRHLLFVEPDGIETSEVYLQGFSSSLPPHLQDRLVRTLPGFEQAVIQRYAYAVEYDVVDSTELTLNLESRQLPGVFTAGQINGTSGYEEAAAQGLVAGTAAARRAQGLPEQFIGRETGYMGVMLDDLVFKGSDEPYRMMTSRVEHRLLMRQDNADERLTPLGHELGLVNDAERARVAAKYGRVADAVAELGRQRVQGHTGDAWLRRPEFTLPDVEALGFTLPVLDASEREALEIRVKYAGYIARAETQLKSEGRARELSLADVDFAGIAALSNEAREKLGRVRPLTVEQAARVPGVRHADISALLVHLKRQSA; from the coding sequence ATGAGCGGCGTGCAGACGGGATGGAACGTAATCGTAATCGGCGGCGGCCACGCGGGGTTGGAAGCGGCGTGGGCGGCGGCCAAATATGCGCGTGTGGCGCTGTTGGTGGGCAATCCGTCCACCATTGGCCGGATGCCCTGTAACCCGGCGGTGGGTGGCCCCGGCAAAAGTCAACTGGTTTTTGAGGTACAGGCGCTGGGCGGTCTGATGGGGCAATTGGCCGACGCCACCGCGATTCATACCCGCGTGCTGAACGCCAGCAAAGGGCCAGCCGTGCAGTCTTTGCGGGTACAGAACGAACGTGACGCCTACGCCGAACACGCGCAGGACGTGATTTTAGGGCACGCGGGCATAGATGTAGTTCGTGGAGAGGCCGCCGATCTGGAAAGTGACGGGCGCGGCGGTTGGTGGGTCATCACGACGGATGGACGCAGATTGGCCGCTCGCAGTGTGGTCATCGCAGCGGGAACTTTTATGCGGGCGGTCACGTGGTACGGACGGCAATCGCGCCCCGAGGGGCGGCAGGGCGAGCCACCTTCACGCTTCCTGTCGGAGCCGTTGGCGCGGGCGGGGCACGTGCTGAAGCGGTACAAAACAGGAACGCCGCCACGTGTGCGGGCCGACGCCGTGCGATTTGAAGACCTGTTGGAGATTCCCGCCGATCCCCACCCACGCGGTTTTACGGGCACGCCCGGCCCACGCGCCATGCGCTCCCCCACTTGGCAGACCTACACCACCCCTGAAACGCACCGTCTGATTCAGGAAAACCTGCACGAGTCGCCCATGTACGCCGGAGACATTGAAGGCTTAGGGCCGCGCTACTGCCCCAGCATCGAGGACAAAGTGGTGCGGTTTGCCCACCATGACCGACACTTGTTGTTTGTGGAACCCGACGGCATAGAAACCAGCGAGGTGTATTTGCAGGGCTTCAGTTCCTCGCTGCCGCCCCACCTACAAGACCGTCTGGTACGCACTTTGCCTGGATTTGAACAGGCCGTGATTCAGCGCTATGCCTACGCCGTGGAATACGACGTGGTGGATTCCACCGAATTGACCCTGAATCTGGAGTCTCGCCAGTTACCCGGAGTGTTTACCGCAGGCCAGATCAACGGCACGAGCGGGTATGAGGAAGCCGCCGCACAGGGCTTGGTGGCCGGAACCGCTGCTGCTCGACGTGCCCAAGGCCTACCCGAACAGTTCATTGGCCGCGAAACCGGCTACATGGGCGTGATGCTGGACGATCTGGTGTTCAAGGGCAGCGACGAACCCTACCGCATGATGACCAGCCGCGTGGAACACCGCCTGCTGATGCGACAGGACAACGCCGACGAACGGTTGACGCCGTTGGGCCACGAATTGGGCTTGGTGAATGACGCTGAACGAGCGCGCGTGGCTGCTAAATACGGACGGGTGGCCGACGCCGTAGCTGAATTAGGCCGCCAGCGCGTACAAGGACATACCGGGGATGCGTGGTTGCGCCGTCCAGAATTCACGCTGCCGGATGTAGAAGCTCTAGGCTTCACTCTGCCCGTGCTAGACGCCAGCGAACGGGAAGCCCTAGAAATCCGGGTGAAGTACGCGGGCTACATTGCGCGGGCCGAAACGCAACTGAAGTCGGAAGGGCGGGCGCGGGAACTGAGTCTGGCGGACGTGGATTTTGCGGGCATCGCGGCCCTGTCGAACGAAGCCCGCGAGAAGCTGGGGCGGGTACGCCCGCTAACGGTGGAGCAGGCCGCACGGGTTCCTGGTGTGCGGCACGCTGATATCAGCGCCCTATTAGTACATCTCAAGCGTCAATCCGCATAA